Within the Pseudomonas mendocina genome, the region TGATTTAGTACGTAGTCTCGCTCTTGCATGGCAACGCTCCTGTGACACAAGGATTCCGTTATTCGAATGCACCGGATCATAACAGAGCCAGTCGAGGTGCCAAGACAGAGAGTTTGACAGTGTGTTGCGTTCGGGTAAGATTGCCGCCCGCACTACTGCAGAGGCTTGAGCACCAGCCTCCGCAACTCAAGAATTTGGAAGCGTGGCCGAGTGGTTTAAGGCAACGGTCTTGAAAACCGTCGATGGGCAACTATCCGTGAGTTCGAATCTCACCGCTTCCGCCAATTTTCCATATTGCCTTGATGCGATATCTGACCGTAATCTGGCGCTTTCTTTTTGACTGCTATGCGCCAAGCTAGGTCAGTGTCTGGCTTTTTGCTAAGGTGGCCGGCAAGTTCAACCTCACCGTCGTGCACGGTGGCTGACAAGGTGCAACGAGGTGGCGATTGATTAGGGTCTTGGTTGTCGACGATCACGATCTGGTTCGCACGGGCATCACCCGCATGCTGGCTGACATCGAAGGTCTGCAAGTCGTAGGTGAAGCCTGCACCGGCGAAGAAGCCCTGCTCAAGGTTCGCGAACTCAAGCCCGACGTCGTTCTGATGGACGTCAAGATGCCCGGCATCGGCGGTCTGGAGGCCACCCGCAAACTGATGCGCAGCCACCCCGACATCAAGGTCGTCGCTGTCACCGTATGCGAGGAAGATCCATTCCCGACTCGCCTGCTGCAGGCCGGCGCCGCTGGTTATCTGACCAAGGGCGCGGCGCTGGATGAAATGGTGCAAGCCATTCGCCTGGTGTTTGCCGGCCAGCGCTACATCGACCCGCAAATCGCCCAGCAACTGGCGCTGAAATCCTTCCAGCCGCAAACCAGTGGTTCGCCGTTCGATCTTCTATCCGAACGCGAAATCCAGATCGCGCTGATGATCGCCAACTGCCACAAGGTGCAGAACATCTCGGACAAGCTGTGCCTGTCGCCGAAGACGGTCAATACCTATCGTTACCGCATCTTCGAGAAACTCTCCATCACCAGCGACGTCGAGCTGGCCCTGCTTGCGGTACGCCACGGCATGGTCGACGCCGTCAGCTGAAGATGTCCGCTTCCTTCGATTCGAGTGCCTTCCTGGCGACCTGCAGCGGCCGTCCTGGTGTCTATCGCATGTTCGATGGCGAGGGCAGGCTGCTTTACGTCGGCAAGGCGAAGAACCTCAAGAAGCGTCTCTCCAGTTATTTCCGCAAGACTGGCCAGGCACCCAAGACCGCCGCTCTGGTAGCCCGCATCGCGCAGATCGAAACGACCATTACCGCCAACGAGACCGAGGCGCTGCTGCTCGAGCAGACGCTGATCAAGGAATGGCGGCCGCCGTACAACATCCTGCTGCGCGACGATAAGTCCTATCCCTATGTGTTCCTCTCCGATGGTGAATTCCCGCGCCTCGGTATTCACCGCGGCGCGAAGAAGGCCAAGGGGCGCTATTTCGGTCCTTACCCCAGCGCCCTGGCGATTCGCGAGAGCTTGAGCCTGCTGCAGAAGACCTTTCTGGTTCGTCAGTGCGAGGACAGTTACTACAAGAACCGTACGCGCCCCTGCCTGCAGTACCAGATCAAGCGCTGCAAGGGCCCCTGCGTCGGTCTGGTCAGCCCGGAGGAGTACGCCGAAGACGTGCGTCATTCGGTGATGTTCCTCGATGGTCGCAGCAATGCATTGAGCGAAGAACTCTCCGCCAGCATGGAGAAGGCCTCCATGGCCCTGGAGTTCGAACGCGCCGCCGAACTGCGCGACCAGATCGCCATGCTGCGTCGCGTACAGGACCAGCAGAGCATGGAAGGTGGCACCGGCGATGTCGATGTGGTCGCTGTGATGCTCACGCCGGGCGGCGCATGTGTGCACCTGATCAGCGTGCGTGGCGGCCGCGTGCTGGGCAGCAAGAATTTCTTTCCGCAGGTGGCGATCGAGGAGGAGGGGGGCGATGTGCTGATGGCCTTCCTCGCCCAGTACTATTTGGGCAACGCCGAGCGAGACCTGCCCAGCGAGTTGATCGTCAACGTGCAGCATGAAGACTTCGCCACGTTGATCGAGGCCATCGAATCGCTGCGCGGGCGCAGCATCAGCATCAGCTTGCGCGTGCGTGGCACCCGCGCTCGTTGGCAGCAACTGGCGGTCACCAATGCGGAACAGGCACTGGCTGCGAGACTGGCCAATCGGCAGCATCTGGCAGAGCGCTTCGAGGCGCTGGCGACCGTGCTGGAAATGGACGAACCGCCGCAGCGCATGGAGTGCTTCGATATCAGTCACTCCAGCGGCGAGGCGACTGTCGCTTCCTGCGTGGTGTTCGGCCCCGAGGGCCCGCTGAAATCCGATTATCGTTGCTTCAATATCGAGGGCGTGACTGCCGGCGATGACTACGCCGCCATGCACCAGGCCCTGACACGCCGTTTCAGCAAGATCAAGGATGGCGAAGGCAAACTGCCAGACGTGCTGCTGGTCGACGGCGGCAAGGGCCAACTGGCCATGGCCCGCGAGGTGCTGCAGGAGCTGGCGGTGCCGGACCTGATCCTGCTTGGCGTGGCCAAGGGCACGACGCGCAAACCTGGCCTCGAAGTGCTCTACCTAAACGACGCCGAGCATGAGTTCACCTTGCCCGGCAATTCACCGGCGCTGCACCTGATCCAGCAGATTCGTGACGAATCACACCGCTTCGCGATCACTGGGCACCGCGCACGCCGAGGCAAGACGCGGCGTACTTCGACGCTGGAAGAGGTCGCTGGGATCGGTCCGAAGCGGCGACGTGAGCTGCTCAATCACTTCGGCGGTCTGCAGGAGCTGTCCCGCGCCAGCGCCGAAGAAATCGCCAAAGCGCCCGGAATCAGTAAAAAGCTCGCCGAGTTGATTTATGACACTCTGCACAGTGAGTAGAATGCCCGTTCATTTCGCAGCCTAGTTGTGCCGATGAATATCCCCAACTTGCTTACCGTGCTCCGGGTCGCACTGATTCCGGTCTTCATCCTGCTGTTCTATCTGCCGTTCTCCTGGAGCTACTGGGCGGCCAGCGGCGTCTTCGCCGTTGCCGCCGTGACCGACTGGCTCGACGGCTATCTGGCACGCCGCTGGGAGCAGGGCACGCCGTTCGGCGCCTTCCTCGACCCGGTAGCCGACAAACTGATGGTGGCCGTGGCGTTGGTGCTGCTGGCTGCGGAGCATTCCAATCTGTGGCTGACCCTGGCGGCTGCGACCATCATCGGCCGCGAGATCGTCGTCTCTGCCTTGCGCGAGTGGATGGCCGAGCTGGGGGCTCGGGCACATGTGGCGGTATCCAATCTCGGTAAATGGAAAACCGCGGCGCAGATGCTGGCCCTGGTCATCCTGCTGGGCAATCCGCCTGTGTTCACCTTCTGGGTCGTGGTCGGATACATCCTGCTGGTGATCGCGGCGGTGCTGACATTGTGGTCGATGCTGCAGTACCTGCTGGCTGCCTGGCCGCACCTCAGCACCACCTCGGAAAAGAAATAAGTATTTTTGAATCAAAGGGTTGACGGCACGATTCGATTCTATAGAATGGCGCCCGTCGACAAGACAAGCGGGAATAGCTCAGTTGGTAGAGCACGACCTTGCCAAGGTCGGGGTCGCGAGTTCGAGTCTCGTTTCCCGCTCCAGTTTTACACGAGTCGCCAAGGCGGCTCGTTTGCTTCATGGCTGAGTTGCAGAGTGGTTATGCACCGGATTGCAAATCCGTGAACGCCGGTTCGATTCCGACCTCAGCCTCCAATCAAAAGGCCTCGTAGATCAATGATTTACGAGGCCTTTTTCATTCTCGCTAGTGCGCTTTGCATGCCTTGCGAGGACGCGGAGGGCTGTATATAGTCCGCCCTTCGCACAGCGCTACCGCCCGAATGGCGAAATCGGTAGACGCAGGAGACTTAAAATCTCTCGCCAGCAATGGCGTGCCGGTTCGAGTCCGGCTTCGGGCACCATTCATCTGTTTCTAGCTGGCCTACAAGTCTACGAAACTCATCCAATCGGCACTCTGGCCGGTTTTGTCATTTATGGCTGTCTCTTATTTCCCATTCTGAAATCGGCGAAAAGTGTTTGGCGCGGGTTAATGACGGCTAAGGCGTTCTGCTTGTCTATATCCGGCAAACCTAGGTGCCAATCAACGTCGTGATCTGATTGACGCTGATCACCTGGCCGCTCCAGATCATTTCGTAATGCGCGCTCTGGATGATTGAAGCCACTGGCCGCGGCGTCATCAGTGCCCAGCAGATATTGCCGGCAGAGCGAACCGAGTGATAGCGCAGGCCCATGCATCCTGCGCTTTTGACCTCGGCCCCGAGCTGGTTGGAGTGGGAGTAGTCGCTCGGCGCATAGATCGGGTCGGATAGTGGCACGACCGTCGCGTCTCTCAACCCCGTTTCGTTGAAGTTGGCTGTCAGCCCTCTGAAGACGAAGCGCTCATAATTGAGCTCCGGCACCTTCGACCAGTAGCTTTCCTGGTGGTAGCACACCTCGGCAATCGCGGTATCCATCCTGTCCGCCAGGTACAGCACGCCGAAGCTGCCGTTGCTGAAGCGCGATCCGGCAGGGTTGACGTGGGTGAAGGGGGCCGTCGCGTACGAGCAGCCAGCAATGCCGAAGGGAATCTGATCACGCGGGATCAGCTCCAGGCGACCAATCTCGTTCTGCAGCCTTGGATTGGTCAGCGCCTGGATCTGATAGAGGGCTTCGAAGTCCTCTGCGTCGGCGACGTCATCGAACAGGGCGATGGGCGGGAACTTGGAGTTGACCAGGCGATAGGCTTGTACCGGCTCATCCTCCAGCAGCGGCAGGTCGCTGAGCATTACCACTGAGCACCTCGCAGTGTGTCGATGCGCCGGAACGTCTCGTACAGCGAGATCATGTCGCCTTGCGCCATGACTTCCATTGGCGTGCGACCGTTGAAGAACTCGTTGTGATTCTCCATCAGGGCAAAGCCATAGACGTTATCGGGGTTGTCGAACATCACGCGCAATGCGGCATGGATATTCAGCACCAGGCTGATGCGCTGCATCTGATCGGAATCCAGGCTCACCGTCCACGACGAGTCCTTCTGGCTGGCACGGGCGTAGGTGCTGCGGGAAATTCGTAGCACTCGGCAGGCCTGCTCGGCCGAGGCCTTCCACTTGTCGAGAATGTTCAACGCCGCGCGCAGACCGGCTGCGCACTGGCTTTTCGAGAAGTCCTGAAGCTGGAGGGCTGTAGCAGTCATATAGAACCCTTCTTTGTGTCTGCAGATAAATTTATAGCATATTTTAATCTGCAGATTAAATTTGCTTACTTTCCCGAACGAAGAGAGGTCAGCGTCAGCGCCCGACAAACTTGATCACGGTCAATTTTAAACCGGCCCTCGAAGCGTAGATTCCACATCATCTTGTGTTCTTAGTCTGATCTTTAAACTAGATGATGTGCCAGGAGGTGCTGAGTGTATAAGGAGCGTGTCCCATATCGACCGCAGTCGTTGTTCAAGCGCGACGGCCAGGAGGTGCCTTTCGAGGGCGCCAAGATAGAGCGTGCGATCACTGCTGCTGGCCAGGCCACTGGGGAATTCGCGGCGATTGAGGCCAAGGCGCTCTCCGACGCGGTGCTGGCACGTCTGACGGAGTTCCGCAGCCTGGACGTGGAGCAGGTTCAGGATCGGGTCGAGCAGGTGCTGATGGAGGCCGGTTACTATCAGACCGCACGCGCCTACATCGTCTATCGCGAGCGGCATGGTCGTCTGCGGCGCGACCGCAAACACCTGATCGATGTAGCGGCGTCGATGAACGAATACCTGTCGCGCGAGGATTGGCGGGTGCAGGCCAACGCCAACCAGGGCTATTCACTGGGTGGGCTGATTCTCAACGTATCCGGCAAGGTGACGGCCAACTACTGGCTGGACGAGGTATACAGCGAGGAGGTCGGCCGGGCACACCGTGAGGCCGACCTGCACATCCATGACCTCGACATGCTGGCCGGATACTGCGCGGGTTGGTCGCTGCGCACGCTGCTGCATGAGGGTTTCAATGGCATCGCGGGGCGGGTCGAGGCGGGGCCGCCCAAGCATCTGTCCAGCGCGCTGGGGCAGATGGTCAACTTCCTCGGGACCCTGCAGAACGAATGGGCCGGCGCTCAGGCGTTCAGCTCGTTCGATACCTACCTCGCGCCTTTCGTGCGCAAGGACGGTCTGACCTACGACGAAATCCGCCAGGCCATTCAGGAGTTCATCTACAACCTCAACGTGCCGTCGCGCTGGGGGACACAGACGCCTTTCACCAACCTGACCTTCGACTGGGTCTGCCCCGAGGACCTGCGTGAGCAGGTGCCGGTGATCGGTGGCCAGGAGATGTCGTTCTGCTACGGCGACCTGCAGGACGAGATGGAGCTGATCAACCGCGCCTACATCGAGGTCATGATGGCCGGCGACGCGAAAGGGCGGGTGTTCACCTTCCCGATCCCGACCTACAACATCACCCACGACTTCCCCTGGGACAGCGACAACGCCACGCGTCTGTTCGACATGACCGCGCGCTATGGCTTGCCGTACTTCCAGAACTTCCTCAATTCGGACATGCAGCCTAATCAGGTGCGCTCGATGTGCTGCCGCCTGCAACTGGACGTGCGTGAGCTACTGAAACGCGGCAACGGGCTGTTCGGCTCAGCGGAGCAGACGGGGTCCCTTGGCGTGGTGACCATCAACTGCGCGCGCCTCGGCTATCGCCATCGGCAGGATCTGCCCGGCCTGCTACAGCGCCTGGATGCGCTGCTGGACATGGCGTACGAAAGCCTGGAGGTCAAACGCAAGGTCATTCAGCACCACATGGATGCAGGGCTCTATCCCTACACGCGGCGCTACCTGGGCACGCTGCGCAATCACTTCTCCACCATTGGTGTGAACGGCCTGCACGAAATGCTACGCAACTTCACCGGCGACCGCGAAGGCATGCACACCGAGCTGGGGCGTGAGCTGGCGCTGCAGGTGCTCGATCATGTGCGGGCGCGCCTGGTGCAGTTCCAGGAACGCAGTGGCCATCTCTACAACCTCGAAGCCACGCCGGCCGAGGGCACTACCTACCGTTTCGCCAAGGAGGACCAGAAGCGTTTCCCCGACATCCTCCACGCTGGGACGGTCGATGCGCCTTACTACACCAACTCCTCGCAACTGCCAGTCGGCTTCACTGACGATCCCTTCGAAGCCTTGGCCCTGCAGGACGAGCTGCAATGTAAGTACACCGGCGGCACCGTGCTGCACCTGTACATGGCTGAGCGGATTTCTTCGGCGCAGGCCTGCAAACAACTGGTGCGCACGGCGCTGTCGCGCTTCCGCCTGCCGTACCTGACCATCACCCCGACCTTCTCCATCTGCCCGGTGCACGGTTACCTGGCTGGTGAACATGAGTTTTGCCCAAAGTGCGACGAGGTACTGCTGCAAAAACAGCAGTGCTGCGGCGCCTGCGGCGGATGAGGACCTCATCCAGCACTAACCACCACAAGGAGCGACACCATGAACGCACAACTGAAACTTCCCGAAGCCCAGCGGCAGCGCTGCGAGGTCTGGACCCGGGTGATGGGCTATCACCGGCCAGTGACGGCCTTCAACCTGGGCAAGCAGTCCGAGCATCGCGAGCGCCGTCATTTCGTCGAGCCACGTTGATTGCGCCGTGAGTCCGGGCCATTACGATGGCCCGGACTTCGCCATCTTCATTCCTGGAGTGACGGCCATGCCTCCATCTCCCTTGCATCCAGCCCGCCAGGCGTTGCGCATTGGTGGGCTGCAGCCGATGACGACCCTCGACTACCCCGATCACCTGGCCTGCGTGCTGTTCTGCCAGGGCTGCGCATGGCGCTGCCGCTATTGCCACAACCCGGAGCTGATCCGCTGCGGTGCAACGAACGCCGAATGGAGCTGGGCCAAGGTGTTGGATTTCCTGCAGCAGCGCCAGGGACTGCTGCAGGCGGTGGTGTTTTCCGGTGGCGAGGCTACCCTGCAGCTAGCGTTGCCGTCGGCCATGCGTCGGGTACGCGAACTGGGTTTCAAGGTCGGCTTGCACAGCGCCGGGATCAAACCGGCTTCGTTCGGACGCGCACTGGCGCATTGCAACTGGGTCGGTTTCGACGTCAAGGCATTGGAGGAAGAGTCGGCCCTGATCACCGGCGTCAGCGGCAGCGGCCAGGCCAACTGGAAAAGCCTGGAGCTGCTGCTGGCCAGCGGTGTGAGCTACGAATGCCGCACCACGGTGCATTGGGACCTGTTCGATTGCCGGCACCTGCGACGTCTGGGCGAACGCCTGGCGGCTCAAGGCGTACGCCGCTTCGCAGTGCAGCTGGCTCGCTCGCAGCGGATGCTCGACGAGCAGTTGGGCACTGCTGCCACACCACCGCAGGCGGCAGAGCTCTGGCCTTACTTCGAGCAACTGTTCGAACGTTTTGAACTGCGCGCGGCCTAGGCCAATGGCTGAAAGAGTGTCGGAAATACCCCGGGGACCGCTCGACCACCAAGGCCCCGACATTCTAGTAACCCCTGTGCCTCGATCCGGGCGGGGGAGGAGACAACATGCTGATTACCGATAAGCGCAAGGCCCTGGCCATTCCGGCGATCCTGCGCCTGGGCTTTCGCCCATTCTTTCTGTTCGGCGCGGGACTGGCCGTATTGGCCGTGCCGCTGTGGATCATGGCGCTCTACGGCGGCCCTATCGCCGAGCCACAGGGTGGTTGGCTGGCCTGGCACCGCCACGAGCAGACGTTCGGCTTCGCCGGGGCCATCATCGCGGGCTTCCTGCTGACGGCGGTGCAGACCTGGACGGGGCGACCGAGCCTGTCGGGCAGACCACTGGCCTGGCTGGCCGCACTCTGGTTGCTGGGGCGTCTGAGCTGGTGGCTGCCTTCGTCCTGGTTGCTGCTGGTGGCCAACGTGGCGTTTCTACTCGCGGTCGCGGTAGTCATGGCCCGGCTGCTCTGGGCGGTGCGTCAGCGACGCAATTACCCGATCGTACTGGTGCTGGCGTTGCTGGCTGCGGCGGATCTGCTCAGTCTGCTCGGCGTGGTGTTCGGGCACGAGTCCTGGCAACGCCAGGGCTGCCTGACGGCCATCTGGCTGGTGGCCGCGATGATGACAGTGATCGGCGGGCGGGTGATTCCCTTCTTCACCCAACGCGGGCTGGGCCGGACAGAGGCAGTACAGCCCTGGGTCTGGCTGGATGTGGCCCTGCTGGTCGGCAATGTGCTAATGGCAGTGCTCACCGCTGCCGGACTGCTGCTGCAGCCTCATTGGCTCGGCACGATCCTGCCGCTGGCTCTGGGGCTGGGGCACGGGATTCGTCTCTACCGCTGGTTCGATGCCGGTCTGCTGCGGGTGCCGCTGCTGTGGTCGCTGCACCTGGCCTATGCCTGGCTGGTAGTGGCTTGCATTGCGCTTGCGGCGTCGCAGCTGGGCGCTGCGCTGGCTTTCAGCCAGGCATTGCATGGGCTGACCATCGGTGCGATGGGCGGCCTGATCCTGGCCATGTTGGCACGGGTGTCGCTGGGCCATACGGGAAGGGCGCTGCAGTTGCCACGCGGTTTCGCCATCGCCTTCGTCGCGCTCAATCTGGCCGCGCTGGTCAGGGTCTTCGGCGTGTCCTTCGCCTACCAGCCGGCGCTCTGGCTGGCAGCCCTGGCCTGGAGCCTGGCCTTTGCACAATATCTCTACTGCTACGGGCCCATGCTGTGTCGGCCACGTGTCGATGGTCATCCGGGCTAGGGGCCAGAAAACAAGTGACCTCACTGCCGCCGCGCACTCCTGCTTGGGGCGCGCGGCGGCAGGGGCTTATTGATAGCCGACCGATTCACCCAACGCGCGAGGGAACAGCAGGTTGTTTTCCAGATGGATGTGTTGCATCAGGTCGCGGCGTAGTTCATCCAGCCCGCCGTAAAGCGCTCGCCAGGTGTTGCAGGCGTTGGCAGGCGGCTGCATGCCATTGGTCAATGCCACCATACGCTCCAGGGCATCGCCGTGCTGGTCATGCTCATAGCGCATTACCGAAACCGGCGCACCCAGCATCACACCACCGCCGCGCTGGATCATCGGAAAGAGGATCTGCTCCTCCTTCTGCATGTGGCTTTCCAGTTCCTGCAGCAGATTCATCAACAGATCCGTCAGGCCCAGCGGGCAGTGCTCGCGGCCGCCGTGCACCTGTTCGACACGGGCCGCGAGGCGAATCAGCTCCGGCAACTGCTGGCGATGGACGTCGTGGTAGCGCTCCAGGATGTGATCGATAAGTTGCTCTGGCGGCGCCGTGCGCCAATCTTCTTCATTCCCTATTTCGCCGTCGAGCGAAAGCAGCTGTCGTTGTACCTGTTCGGCATCAATGCCGCGCTCCTGTGCTGCCTGGCGAAGGCTTTTCTGGCCGCCGCAGCAGAAATCGAGGTGGAACTCATGGAGAACCCGGGTCGCACCGGGGATGTTGCAGGCGATGTGGCCGAGGGTGTGGTCGAGCAGTTGGCTGGCCATGCATGGCTCCTTTCAGGCTGGTTTGTGCCTGTGCCCATCGCAAACACCGTGCCGGGGCAAGACTTGACGACAATCAAGGGCTAGCGCGGCTTACAGGTCTAATCTACCCGGCATGAATCAGGTCCGGGGCACCCGAAATGGTAGATTTCACTCCCTTGCAGAACACCTTGCTCGCCGACCTGACAGGCGAGTTGCCCAGCGCTGTACGCCTGCAGCGACTAGTGGTCAGCCTGCGTGAAGTCTTCGCCTGCAGTGCGGTGGTGCTATTGCGCCTGGATGGCGACAATCTGCGACCTCAGGCTGCGGTCGGGCTCAGCCACGAAACCCTGGGGCGCAGCTTCGCAGTTGCCAGGCACCCGCGTCTGGCACTGATCATGGAGCAGCGCGCGCCGGTACAGTTTCCGGCCGATAGCGAGCTGCCCGATCCTTACGATGGCTTGTTGCAGCACAGCCCGGACGAGCCGCTACCGGTGCACGACTGCATGGGGATGAGCCTGGTGGTCGATGGTCGTACGTGGGGCGCGGTGACGCTCGATGCCTTGCGCCCCGGCACCTTCGACCGCCGCGCCGGCGAACGGCTGCAGCGCTATGGCCTGTTGATCGAGGCGGCGCTGCGGACCTGTCGACTGGAGAACGAGATTCGCAGCCTGCGTCTGGTCCGCTCTGAGCCGGGCGAGGAGGGTGACGAGGCGGCGGGCATGATTCTGGGCGATAGCCCAATCCTCACGCAGTTGCTCGACGAGCTCGGCGTGGTGGCTGAATCCGAATTGCCGGTGTTGCTGCAGGGCGAAACCGGCGTCGGCAAGGAATTGTTTGCCCGTTGGCTGCATGCCCATTCGCCCCGCGCGCGCAAGCCGCTGGTGTACGTCAATTGTGCAGCTCTGCCAGAGACGCTGGCGGAAAGCGAGCTATTCGGGCATGTGCGCGGCGCGTTTTCCGGCGCCACGCAGGATCGGCCCGGGCGCTTCGAGGCCGCCAACGGCGGCACGCTGTTTCTCGACGAGATCGGTGAGCTGCCGCTGTCGATCCAGGCCAAGTTGCTGCGTGCCCTGCAGAACGGCGAGATTCAGCGCCTGGGCTCGGACCGCACGCGGCATGTCGATGTCCGGGTGATCACCGCGACCAACCGACGGCTGTGGGAAGAGGTTCGTGAGGGGCGATTCAGGGCCGACCTCTATCATCGTCTGTCGGTCTACCCGGTACACATCCCGTCGCTGCGCGAGCGGGGCAGGGACATCCTGCTGCTGGCCGGGCACTTTCTCGAGCTAAACCGCGCGCGCCTGGGCCTGCGCTGCCTGCGTCTGGCGGCCGATGCCGAGGAAGCGCTGCTTGGCTATTGTTGGCCAGGCAATGTGCGTGAACTGGAACACGTGATCAGCAGGGCTGCGCTCAAGGTATTGAGCCAGGCCGAGTCGCGTACCGCTTTGCTCAGTATCGGTGCATCCTGGTTGGGTCTGGAAGGCCCGGTCTCGCTGCCGGCAAGTGCCCCTGCAGCGCCGCGCCCGGTCGCCAGCGAGAGCCTGCAGCAGAGCGTGGATCGCTATCAGCGGGAGCTGATCCGCAACGCACTGAGCGAGCATGGTGGTAAGTGGGCCGCCACTGCACGGACGCTGGCCGTCGATCCGAGCAACCTGCGCAAGCTGGCAAGGCGATTGAACCTTCTTTGATTGCGAACAGCAGGTGAGATGCGCTAGACCGCAAGAGCTTTATTCCAGCGGCACCAGGCGTACCTGGGCGATATCGGCACTCGCTTTCTCTTGCGGCTCTGCCAGATCCATACCCCAATCGCCATGCTCATACCAATCGTCGCCGAGCATCTCGACCGGGTGCATGGTGCGGTCTGCGCCATTGCCGCAGGCCAGCGAATCAGCCGGGCAATAGCGATCACAGCCCCAGCAGATGCGATCAGGGCGGCTCGGGTGCAAGGGAAACTTCTTGGCCATTTCAGCGTTTCCTGCCTGGCTTGTCGTCCTCTCAAGCCTAGTGGCGCCAGTTGTGGCGGCCTTGATCGATATCAAGTTTCGGCGCATTCGGCGCCGTGAGGAAACGGCCGGACCGACTTGATCGCAGTCAAGGCGACCGCTGTGATGCGTCGCCTAGAGTGGCGCCTCGCTGTCGAAGCAGGAGTCGAATCATGCATCTGGTCTGTCCCGCGGGAAGTCTTCCCGC harbors:
- the norR gene encoding nitric oxide reductase transcriptional regulator NorR gives rise to the protein MVDFTPLQNTLLADLTGELPSAVRLQRLVVSLREVFACSAVVLLRLDGDNLRPQAAVGLSHETLGRSFAVARHPRLALIMEQRAPVQFPADSELPDPYDGLLQHSPDEPLPVHDCMGMSLVVDGRTWGAVTLDALRPGTFDRRAGERLQRYGLLIEAALRTCRLENEIRSLRLVRSEPGEEGDEAAGMILGDSPILTQLLDELGVVAESELPVLLQGETGVGKELFARWLHAHSPRARKPLVYVNCAALPETLAESELFGHVRGAFSGATQDRPGRFEAANGGTLFLDEIGELPLSIQAKLLRALQNGEIQRLGSDRTRHVDVRVITATNRRLWEEVREGRFRADLYHRLSVYPVHIPSLRERGRDILLLAGHFLELNRARLGLRCLRLAADAEEALLGYCWPGNVRELEHVISRAALKVLSQAESRTALLSIGASWLGLEGPVSLPASAPAAPRPVASESLQQSVDRYQRELIRNALSEHGGKWAATARTLAVDPSNLRKLARRLNLL
- a CDS encoding DUF3079 domain-containing protein — encoded protein: MAKKFPLHPSRPDRICWGCDRYCPADSLACGNGADRTMHPVEMLGDDWYEHGDWGMDLAEPQEKASADIAQVRLVPLE